A stretch of Caldanaerobius polysaccharolyticus DSM 13641 DNA encodes these proteins:
- the nikR gene encoding nickel-responsive transcriptional regulator NikR translates to MMAIEEITRFGVSMDTRLLAQFDELIKSKNYSNRSEAIRDLIRDYIVENQWQDEDVETVGTITLVYNHEVRELSDKLVDIQHSFHRNIISTMHVHLDAHNCLEVMVVKGTAAKIRAVADRLISTKGVKHGKLTMTTTGQNL, encoded by the coding sequence ATGATGGCTATAGAAGAGATCACCCGCTTTGGCGTTTCCATGGATACAAGGTTGCTGGCGCAATTTGATGAACTGATAAAGAGCAAAAACTATAGCAATAGATCAGAAGCTATAAGGGACCTTATAAGGGATTACATAGTGGAAAACCAGTGGCAGGATGAAGACGTGGAAACAGTAGGCACCATAACGCTGGTGTATAACCATGAGGTCAGGGAGCTAAGCGATAAGCTGGTGGACATCCAGCACAGCTTTCACAGAAACATCATATCCACCATGCATGTTCACCTGGATGCCCACAATTGCCTGGAGGTCATGGTTGTAAAGGGCACTGCGGCGAAAATAAGGGCGGTAGCTGACAGGCTCATAAGCACTAAAGGCGTAAAACACGGCAAGCTGACCATGACTACCACAGGACAAAATTTATAA